TCGCTAGGTCTATCTTTGGGGAAATCATGATCCATAATGCTCTACCTTCGTAATCCCAACTAACGCTACGCTTTCCCTAAATGTCTTGTTTAAAAAATAGTTGCAAAAATCGCAACTACCGCTCCGCTTTCTTTAAACGAACATTTAGTGAATAGTTAGGGTATATGAGGTGATAGAAAAGTTAGCTTTTTATAATGTTTTATAGAATTACCTTAGGGTCTTTAGGTTTACTGTCTAACGCTATGGTCCAAAATGTAAGGATGCCATGCATCCCACCTACATTGTGGATATGATGGACAGCCAGTCAGAGTGGTTTCTATAGAGGCTACCCACATACCCACAAAGTTTACTACTACTGCTACTAATAATTAGGGTGCAGCTCCGAGGGTTGTGCATGATGGACAACTTATAATAGCAAGTCCCGTAGCAAGTTGCCCACATGCATTACGTGGCCTATTTACTGGGTCTTTATCTTTGTATTCCTCTAGGGTCTTTATTAGGGTAGGCTATATTAGCCCCTCCTTTAGGGTCAACAAACTTCCTAGTTCATTCCATAAAAAGTATGTAAACATAGCTCTGTTTACATATTTTTTACTCCATTCATACAGAAGATTGTTCTTTCGGGTCCTTTATTTGTATCAGTAATAGTTTCTGTACTCAAAACTATATATTCTACTTTGCCCACCGCTCCTTCCCACATACTGTAGCTTTTTGTAGCATTCCTTTAGGGTAGCTACAGACTGTTCCAGTCTCGACAGAACCAATTAAAAAATGAAAGTAATTAATGTTAAGATATATAAATTCTCAAGTTTTATTATGCTGCAGCTAGTAATATAACTTTAAATTGATTGATACCATTTTAAAATTTTGATAAAGTAAGAATAGCACAGTAAATTAAAGAAAACAAAAGGGTAAAATCGAAAGAGATAATTAATAACAACTAAGAATTTTATAGGGGGCAATTGAAGTGATTAAACAAACATTAGAGTCTAATGAGAAGATTAATATAAATGATAAAGAAATAGCTGTACTAAAAGAACATTTCCCAAGTTGCTTTAAAAAAGATGGTAGTTTTGATATTGAAAAATTTTCAAAGCAATTAAAGGATAAAGTAGACGTTACAAGCGAAGGTTACGAGCTAAACTTTTTAGGAAAAAGCTATGCAAAACTTCTAGCCTCTATTGATACTACTACAGTTATTAAACCAGACTTAGAACATAATGAAAAAGAAGAAAATAAAAATAGTGAGAATGGATATATTAGTGGAGACAATTTAGATGCACTAAAGCATTTGCTAAAATCCTATAGTGGGATGGTGAAATGCATTTACCTAGACCCGCCTTATAATACTGGAAGCGATGGATTTGTTTATAACGATAAGTTTAACTTTACAGTAGAGCAATTAATGGAAAGATTAAGTTTAGATGAGGGACAAGCTCAAAGAATTATTGATATGACCAATAGGGGTTCTGCCTCTCACTCAGCTTGGCTTACTTTTATGTATCCTAGATTATTACTTGCAAAAGATTTATTGAAAGAAGATGGAGTTATATTTATATCTATAGATGAAAATGAACATAGTAATTTACGATTATTATGTGATGAGGTATTTGGTGAGGAAAACTATTCAGGTGAAATTATTTGGAAGAATAGCAGTAAAAATGATCAAGCATTTATTTCTATTCAACATGAATATATAATTAGTTTCGTTAAAAATAAAGATTTAAATAGTGGAGAATGGAATGAGAAAAAAGAGGGCTTAGAAGAAATTTTCAAGGCTTTTGACGAATTTAAAAAGAAGCATGGCGATAACTGGGAAGAAATACATAAAGAAGCCCTTAATTGGTTTAAGCAATTCCCTGAATCAAATCCTATATATGCTAGCAAGCATTATACTTGGATGGATGAGAACGGAGTATACTTCCCAGATAATATTTCAGGTCCTAATTTTGGACAATATAGATATGATGTAATTCATCCAGTTACAGGAAAAGTTTGCAAAGAACCTGCTAGTGGATGGAGATTCCCAGAGGAAACTATGAAGCAAAGAATAAAAGAAAAATTAGTTCATTTTGGAAAAGACGAAACAACAATTCCAAACAACAAAACGTATCTTAAAAATACTCAATATCAAAGTTTGACAAGTATTAAGTATAAAGATGGAAGGGTAGCTTCAAAACAACTAAATGAATTAATGGGTGGAAAGCATTTTACCAATCCTAAAGATGTAGATTTACTAAACACTATATTTAAAGCTGTTGGAGTGGACAAAGATTCTATCATTGTAGACTTCTTCTCAGGATCCGCCACCACAGCCCATGCAGTTATGCAGTTAAATGCTGAAGATGGTGGTAATAGAAAATATATCATGGTGCAGCTGCCAGAAGAAGTTAAAGAAAAAAGTGAGGCATATAAGGCAGGATATCGGACAATAAATCAGATTGGAATTGAAAGAATTAAACGTGCTGCAAAGAAAATAAAAGAAGAAACAAAGGTAGATATTGATTACGGATTTAAACACTATGAGCTTATAGAACCCAATCAAAATACATTAGATAAATTAGAAAGTTTTGACCCTAATGCTTTTATAGCAGATAAAACCATATTAGATGAATTTGGTAGTGCAACTATCTTAAGTACCTGGGCAGTAAAGGATGGATATGGATTCAATCCTCCTATGGAAGTTATTGATTTAGAAGGGTATACAGCATATCTATGTAAAAAACATTTATATATGGTTAACCCTGATATTAAGGATGCTTCTATTACCAAACTAATAGAAAAGTTTGAGGAAGAAGGAGACTTTAACCCTGAAAATATAGTGTTATTTGGATACAGTTTTATTAGCTGGTCGCTAACTCAAATGCTAGAAAACAATATTAAGCAATTAAATAACAGTGAGAAAAATCTAAAAGTTAACGTCATTACACGATATTAATGGAGGTGAGGAAATGGACTTAATACTAAAGGGGGACTTGCCCCATCAGCAAAAGGCTATCGATGCCATCAATACAGTTTTTAAAGGTGTAAAAATTACAAAGCCTAGTCTATCCTATATGAATCCTTCCTTTGATATTAACAGTGGTATTGTTAAAGAAAATATTAAAGAAGTTCAGAAAGAAATACATCCTTCCATGAGGGGAAGTAATGAGATAGAAGATTATCTTAACCTAGATATTAAAATGGAGACTGGAACAGGTAAAACCTATGTATATACCCAAACTATATTTGAGCTTCATAAAAGGTATGGTTTTAATAAATTTATTATTGTTGTACCTTCATTGGCAATTAAAGCTGGTACTCAGAAGTTTATTAATTCCCCATATGTAAAACATCACTTTAGAGAAACTCAAAGATATTATTCGGAAATTGATTTACATGTTTTAGAGTCGAAGAAAACAAAGAAAGGAAAAAACTTTTTCCCCTCACCTGTAAGAGAATTTGTTAGTGGTTCCAATCAAGTTACTAACAAAATCCATGTACTTCTTACGAATATGCACCTATTGCAAGATAGAAAAGGGTCTATGTTAGTTCGGGACGATTATGATTATGGTGTAGAAGGTTTTTATAAACCAAGTGATGCTATGAAAGCTACTAAACCAGTTGTAATTATAGACGAGCCTCACAGATTTGCTAGGGATCAGAAGACCTTTGAGTTTATTGAAAATAATGTTAAACCTCAAATGATTATTCGATTTGGGGCTACTTTCCCAGATAGAGAAGTTAAAGTAGGAAGGAAGAAACAAACTGTAAAAGATTATTATAATTTACTATATAATCTAAGCTCCTGCGATGCCTTTAATCAAAATCTGATCAAAGGAGTAAGTAAAGAGCATTTTGAGCCAATATCCAAAAAACAAGATAAGGTAAAAATTGTATCTGTTAATAATAAGACTTCTGTTAATATTCAATACATTAAAGAAGGCGAAAAAACCATTACTCATACTTTAGCAAAGGATGAACCTTTGTCTATTATTACTTCATCATTCGAAGGCGTTTATATTACTGGTATTGGTAAAAATTTTATTGAGTTATCTAATGGCCAGATTAAATATCAAGGAGAAGAATTTACTACTGATATTTATTCTTCTTCCTATCAAGAGCAAATGATTAAGCTCGCTTTAGAACGCCATTTCGAAACGGAGAAAGAAAACTTTAATAGAAAATTTAAGATTAAAACCCTAGCTTTATTCTTTATAGATGATATTTACTCCTATAGGAAAGATGAGAAAACTGGCAAGGAAACATACTTAAAAAACACCTTTGAAAGATTATTAAAAGAAAAAATAGATATGGAACTATCCAGCCTTACTGAAATTGATAGTGAGGAGTATAAAAACTACCTCTTGGCTTCTAAGAAGGATATTGACGCTACTCATGCTGGATATTTTGCACAGGATAATAGTGATTCAGATGAGGCTATAGCTCAAGAAGTAAATGAAATACTATTTCAAAAGGAAAAATTACTATCCATTAAAAATGAAGATGGAAGCTATAATACGAGAAGGTTTTTATTTTCTAAATGGACATTAAAGGAAGGCTGGGATAATCCTAATATCTTTACCATTACTAAGCTACGATCTAGTGGTAGTGAAAACAGTAAACTTCAAGAGGTTGGTAGAGGATTAAGACTTCCGGTAGATGAATTTGGTAATCGAATCTCTAATGAAGAATTCTTTCTAAATTATATTGTGGACTTTACTGAAAGAGACTTTGCAGAAGAATTAGTAAGACAAATTAATAGTGAATTACCTGAAATTCTTGTGCTTACGGATGAGGATATAGAAAAGGTTGCCAAAAAACTACGCATTGATCCTGACGATTTATTCTTAGAGCTTTTAACTAAAAAATATATAGATAGAAATAAAAAGGTTAACGTAGAGAAGAAAGATGAGTTTATAGAAGAATATCTTGATTTTGTAGGAGGTCTAAACAAAGGTAAAGTTAAGGACAGTAATAAAAATAAACCTCAGCCTGTGAAAATTAGAAAAAGTAATTATGCTGAATTAAAAGAGCTATGGGAAATTTTAAATCAAAAATATTTTATATACTATGAAAAGCTAGAAGAAGAATTTATTGAAGAGCAGCTAGTAGAATTATTAAAAAAGGATGTCTTTACAGATGTAATAATTGCAAGTAAAAGAGACATTGTACGAGGCAGTGAGAATGGTATGGTTATAGGTGAAAGTGCAGGGGTTTATTATACCTTAGAAAAACCATTACCTTACTTTGAATTTTTACGAAGAGTAAACGAGGGAACAAATCTTCCTATTACAGCTATTCATAAAGCTATAGTTAAATTTTCTAAGGAGCACTCAATAGAAGATAAATATTTTAATGAATATTCTGCAGCAAATTTGATTAATAGTTTTGAGGTATGGAAGACTCAAAATTTACAAGGAAGATTCAGTTATAAAAAGACGAGCTTACCTATACATCCTACCCCTTTAACTAATAAAGACGGTACACCTAAAGATGTTATTTCTCAGGGTCGAATAGGTACAAAAATAGTACCAGGTGAAGCTATGGATAAATACTTATATGATGCAATTGCTTACGATTCGGAACTAGAAAAAGATAATATACAAAGTCAAATTGATGAGGTTGTTGTATTTGGTAAAATTCCAAGAAATAGCATTCGAATTCCTACTATTAACGGAGGAACCTACAGTCCGGACTTTATGTATGTGGTAAAAAAGAAAGATGGTAGTAAAGAATTAAATGTTGTAGTAGAAACCAAGGATGTAGAAAATGAAAATGTACTTAGAGGGATAGAAGAGGATAAAATCAATAGTGCTAAAGTATTCTTTGAACAGCTTAAGCTTGATGGATATGAAGTAAAGTTTGAAACCCAGCTTAAGAGTAAGAAGATGAAGAGTATTATTGATGAGTTGTTATCAAGTTAAAGTATAAAAATAGAATTTGCTTTAGTATTAGATTAAAAATAAATGGATGAAATAAGTACTAAAGTCAAAGTAGTAATTGAGGGTTTCATTGTTTATAATCTTAACTATAAGAAATGAGTATTCGAATCTATTCAAGGAGGTACAAACCCTATATGAATGAGAAGGCATTTTATAAAAAAATTCATCCCGATTTATTCTCGGATTCAAAAACTATAAAAGTTGGAAAACTTTCAAAGGAATTCTTTTCGTATTTTTTAGAGTCATTGACAAGTCAAAGTAAGGAAAAAGAATTTGAAGATTTTTGCCGTAAGATAATTGAAGCAACTATTTGTCCTAATTTGCTTCCTCAAACAGGACCAACTGGAGGAGGAGATAGCAAAGTTGATTCAGAAACCTACCCAGTTTCTGAATCTATTGCAGAGACTTGGTTATACGGATATAATAGTTCGGCACATAGTGAAAGATGGGCTTTTGCCATTAGTGCAAAAAAAGATTGGAAACCAAAATTAAAATCTGATGTAAAAAAAATTATTGGAACAAATGAAGAACAAGATAGAGGATATACAAAAATATTTTTTATTACAAACCAATTTGTATCTGATAAAAAAAGGGCAGAGGCGGAAGATGAATTAAGAAAAGAGCATCAATTAGATATACGCATTTTAGATAGGACATGGTTATTAGAAAATACATTTAAAAATGATAATCAAAAATTTGCAATCTCCGCTTTTAATATGTCAGATGAATTAAATGATGTAATAGAGGAAGGTACTAGAGATATAGAACGTAAAAGATATTTAGATGAAATAGAAAAAGAACTACAAAATCTCGAACAGCTAAAACCTGCAAGAATTATAAAATTATCAAAAGAATCTGTTGAAATATTTAGGGAACTAGAAACTGATAAAACAACAATCATTAATGTTTTGGAAAGAAACCTTAGATTTGCTAAAAAGTATGGCGGTGTGAATGATCATGCAAATGCTTTGTATGATTATTGTTGGACAATGCTTTGGTGGTATGAGGAACGTGATGTATATTATGATAAGTATGTTGAACTTGAAAATCTTTACAAGGAAAATATTGAAAACTATTTTATCTTAAAAGAATTAAGCACTTTATGGATTACTTTATTTAGTAATCATAGTAAAGAAAAAAAGACAATTTTAAATATGGAAAGTCATACACAATTATTAGTAGATTCGTTTGATAAATTTATTAGTGATAGGGAAAACCCCAAAAGAGCAAAATTAGCTAAATATGATTATCAAATGGTACGACTACAAAACCCAGAAATGTGGTCTAATGTAGTTGAAAAATATATTGAAATACTTAAAGACATAAATTTTAATAATGATATTGATCTATTCCAATTAAAAAAGATATTGGAACTTCCTGTTTTGAAAGGATATGCCAAATATGATGAACTATTTGAGCTTCTAATTAATTTATTAGGTAAACAATCTCAAAATATCGAATCATCACAATTACTATTAAACAGAGGTGATGACTACCTAGATGGTGATATTTATAAGGCTATTAAGTTTTATAGTAGAGCGTTAACTAAATTATTTCATGAAAGCTCTAAAGTTGACTTAATAAAAACTTTAATAAAGCTAGGGGCAGCATTTCAGCAAATTGGATTGTTGTGGGGTGCTAGAAGTTACTATGTAAGAGCATTTATGGAGTCGATTAATTTATACTTTAATGAGGGGAATGTTATTCCTGGTTTGTTTTTATCAATGAGATCACTTAAATATTTAGAGTTGCGTTTAGGACGAATTAACCATTCACTTCAGTTCAACGAATTAGAATTAATTGGATTGAATTTGTATCCATATGAAACCGATGATGAAAAGGAAAGTGAAAGATATCTTCAATATGATGGATTATTAGCAATTGCACTATTAAATTTGAAACAAAGTGCTATTGAACAATTGGAAATGTTACCTGATCATTTAAGTAAAAATGAACTGATAATGTCATCTGCTGCATTAAAATATATGCTGGGATATTATGATGAAGATTGTGTTCAAGCAATGGGATCAAAAGAAGCATTAGATGCATTTATGAAAAAGCTATTTGAACAACCGCCTTCAGATGAATTTCAGAAATTATTAGATACAAATTTTTTATCTGATGAGGTAACGTTAAAGACAAAGATAATTGGTTGTGATGTAATTGTAAATACTAGAAGAGATAATCTCCATCAAGAATTAGGAGCAACTTTGTTAGCTATGTTGGAGAATATGTTTGCAACATCTATTTCAGATCAAATAATTCCTATGCTTTCGGAATTTGTTATCAATATCGTAGAAGTTAAGGCAAATCAATTTGATATTCAAGTTACAAAACAAGATAACACTATTAGGATGGCTATTTCAAATATTAAAGAATTGATAGAGCATAAAAATAGAGGTTTGATTTTAGAAAAACTAAATATTGTTTTGGCCATTTTTACTACGCAGATAGTGCCTCTATCAACCGAGTTAGAAAAAATAAAAAAATCTATTGAAGAAGAAAATGCTATGTTCAGGTCGATTAATTGCTCTAATACTTTAGATACATTTGTTGTTCATGAAGGAGATATTTTCTTTATGAACAAAGTAACGACAGGGATGAAGGTATACAAAAATATTAGAGAAAAAAGTATTTTTCAGGATGATAAATTAGAAAATCAAGAGGAACATGAAAATGTAGAGTCTATTAAGGAAGTGAAGTATGAGGAATTGCCTGAAGGAATAGATTTTTCTAAAGTTCATCATGATAAAATTAAGATAAGTGATATCATCTATCTACCATTATGGGATGAGGCAAAATGGGAAGGTCTTTGCGTTTGGACAGACGGAGAATTTGAACATCCACCTATTGTAGGGTTAGTATTTGGGAAAAAAGAGGGGTTAGATATTTTCAGAAAATGGAAAGCTGAATCTAAAACCAACAAAATTACCATTGGAATTATTACAGGAATAGATAAGAATAATCCTTATTGGTATAGAGTAATTATAGGAGAAAATATTATTGGTATGAACCCTAATGAAGAAAGCAAACCCACTATTATAAATCATATAAATCGTCTGCATACGATGGAAGCAAAAAATGATTTTAATATGAGTTTATTAAAGCAAGCTATAACAAAACATAAAACTTTTAAATTTATTCCTATTTTAAAAGAAGATTTAAAGTTTCAAAGACTAAGAAATGAGTTGGCATTTATAAAAAAAAGTGAAAGTATTATTATTAAAGATGTATCTGAAATTAATGAAAAAGATGCATTTTTAATAAGTGGGATAACACCTTTCGATAAACCAGTGAATAATACTGGAAAAGAATTATTCGTGGAGAAATTAATTAAGAGAAAACAAAAGATGAGTAGAAATAGTGATAAGAGAGGCTGTTAAAAATTTGGGAAAATGATATTATTTTATCCTAAATCTATAGAGGACTATAAAAATTAATAAAGCAGGAGAAAACTATTCCTCCTGCTCTAGATAATAAGTTTTAAATATAAAATTTTCTGTCACCACTTGTCACCGATTCACAAGTTTTATAAAAATATGCTTAGTTCTGAAAAAAATATTATGATTTCTATAAAGTTGTATTTTTCAATGTTACAAGCTATTCTATCATACAGTGAAATATTGAAAAATACTGTTTCTGATCAATACTGAAGTCTATTTTAGTGTAGGCATAGTATCAATAATGGTTGATATAAAACTGGAAAAATTGTATAATGAAAGAAATAATTAACTAATTGGAGGTTTTAATGTTGAATAAAGACGATTTTTTATTTGAAGAAATAAAAGATTCAGAAATGTTTGCAGAGTATTCTGAAGGTTGTTCAGGCTCAAGGTCAGATTGTTGCACTAGAGTTTGTACAAGAGATTGTAAAATGGCTACAGAAGAAGAATGGGGAAAGTTTTTAAAAATTAATGCAGGTGTCATCCAATATTAATTGAAATAAAAATATCTTCTGAATATATTCAGAAGATATTTTTGTAATATTGTGGTTTAAAAGGAGTATGTTAAAATGGAATTTACTGAGATACCGGTTGTTCGATTGAAGATAATAAAAGAATATGATCTGAAAATTTCCGATAGAAATGTTTACAGTGCAGATGAAGCTGGACCTATATTTGAAGACTTTATAGGCGGGGCTACTTTAGAAAGATTAGCACTACTATGTATAGATTCAAGTAACTATGCAATAAATGTAGCTATATTAAATATAGGAAACAATAAGAACGTAGAGGTAGTTCCAAGTGAGATTTTTAAAATAGCTCTACTTTCAAATGCTACTTCAATTATAATTTGCCACAATCATCCTTCCGGATTATTAGAGCCAAGTCAATATGATATTGAAGTTACTAAAAAAATAGGTAGAATTGGTTATTTGCTAGGAATTAAACTCATTGATTCCATGATTATGGGATATAATGGTGAATATTTCTCAATGAGGAATGAACTTAAAAAGGCAGGTGAGAAAAATGATAGCTATTGATAATGTATATAAAATAAGAAATGGTGTAGATTTATATCTCGTTAATGATGAATTACTCACAGTATACTTCATGAGCACAAGATTAAGAAAACAATTTAACGTTTCACCATTGATTATTAAATTGATCGAAAATATTGATGGAATTAAGAGCATCGGAGAAATTCACAAGTTATTAGAAAAAGAATTTAATAAAAAAA
Above is a genomic segment from Alkaliphilus oremlandii OhILAs containing:
- a CDS encoding JAB domain-containing protein encodes the protein MEFTEIPVVRLKIIKEYDLKISDRNVYSADEAGPIFEDFIGGATLERLALLCIDSSNYAINVAILNIGNNKNVEVVPSEIFKIALLSNATSIIICHNHPSGLLEPSQYDIEVTKKIGRIGYLLGIKLIDSMIMGYNGEYFSMRNELKKAGEKNDSY
- a CDS encoding type III restriction-modification system endonuclease, whose translation is MDLILKGDLPHQQKAIDAINTVFKGVKITKPSLSYMNPSFDINSGIVKENIKEVQKEIHPSMRGSNEIEDYLNLDIKMETGTGKTYVYTQTIFELHKRYGFNKFIIVVPSLAIKAGTQKFINSPYVKHHFRETQRYYSEIDLHVLESKKTKKGKNFFPSPVREFVSGSNQVTNKIHVLLTNMHLLQDRKGSMLVRDDYDYGVEGFYKPSDAMKATKPVVIIDEPHRFARDQKTFEFIENNVKPQMIIRFGATFPDREVKVGRKKQTVKDYYNLLYNLSSCDAFNQNLIKGVSKEHFEPISKKQDKVKIVSVNNKTSVNIQYIKEGEKTITHTLAKDEPLSIITSSFEGVYITGIGKNFIELSNGQIKYQGEEFTTDIYSSSYQEQMIKLALERHFETEKENFNRKFKIKTLALFFIDDIYSYRKDEKTGKETYLKNTFERLLKEKIDMELSSLTEIDSEEYKNYLLASKKDIDATHAGYFAQDNSDSDEAIAQEVNEILFQKEKLLSIKNEDGSYNTRRFLFSKWTLKEGWDNPNIFTITKLRSSGSENSKLQEVGRGLRLPVDEFGNRISNEEFFLNYIVDFTERDFAEELVRQINSELPEILVLTDEDIEKVAKKLRIDPDDLFLELLTKKYIDRNKKVNVEKKDEFIEEYLDFVGGLNKGKVKDSNKNKPQPVKIRKSNYAELKELWEILNQKYFIYYEKLEEEFIEEQLVELLKKDVFTDVIIASKRDIVRGSENGMVIGESAGVYYTLEKPLPYFEFLRRVNEGTNLPITAIHKAIVKFSKEHSIEDKYFNEYSAANLINSFEVWKTQNLQGRFSYKKTSLPIHPTPLTNKDGTPKDVISQGRIGTKIVPGEAMDKYLYDAIAYDSELEKDNIQSQIDEVVVFGKIPRNSIRIPTINGGTYSPDFMYVVKKKDGSKELNVVVETKDVENENVLRGIEEDKINSAKVFFEQLKLDGYEVKFETQLKSKKMKSIIDELLSS
- a CDS encoding site-specific DNA-methyltransferase, coding for MIKQTLESNEKININDKEIAVLKEHFPSCFKKDGSFDIEKFSKQLKDKVDVTSEGYELNFLGKSYAKLLASIDTTTVIKPDLEHNEKEENKNSENGYISGDNLDALKHLLKSYSGMVKCIYLDPPYNTGSDGFVYNDKFNFTVEQLMERLSLDEGQAQRIIDMTNRGSASHSAWLTFMYPRLLLAKDLLKEDGVIFISIDENEHSNLRLLCDEVFGEENYSGEIIWKNSSKNDQAFISIQHEYIISFVKNKDLNSGEWNEKKEGLEEIFKAFDEFKKKHGDNWEEIHKEALNWFKQFPESNPIYASKHYTWMDENGVYFPDNISGPNFGQYRYDVIHPVTGKVCKEPASGWRFPEETMKQRIKEKLVHFGKDETTIPNNKTYLKNTQYQSLTSIKYKDGRVASKQLNELMGGKHFTNPKDVDLLNTIFKAVGVDKDSIIVDFFSGSATTAHAVMQLNAEDGGNRKYIMVQLPEEVKEKSEAYKAGYRTINQIGIERIKRAAKKIKEETKVDIDYGFKHYELIEPNQNTLDKLESFDPNAFIADKTILDEFGSATILSTWAVKDGYGFNPPMEVIDLEGYTAYLCKKHLYMVNPDIKDASITKLIEKFEEEGDFNPENIVLFGYSFISWSLTQMLENNIKQLNNSEKNLKVNVITRY